The Triticum dicoccoides isolate Atlit2015 ecotype Zavitan chromosome 6A, WEW_v2.0, whole genome shotgun sequence genome has a window encoding:
- the LOC119318727 gene encoding calcium-dependent protein kinase 26-like — translation MGNSCHGSIVPAAGDGRHHYRTSCSSSDWDSDSSSPVVDRAPHRNTIMGRGAGHQHQLSSPTAVMGHQTPLLRDLYNVGRKLGQGHFGTTYLCTEISTGVDFACKSIAKRKLLTPEDVEDVRREIQIMHHLAGHDSVVTIKGAYEDAQFVHIVMELCEGGELFDRIVQRGYFSERRAAEIARVIVGVVEACHSLGVMHRDLKPENFLLKDKEENNNNNNGSGNSVNEPAGDKVNLKAIDFGLSVFFKPGQIFTDVVGSPYYVAPEVLCKHYGPEADVWTAGVIVYILLSGVPPFWAETQQGIFDAVLKGAIDFDSDPWPNISDGAKDLIRKMLKSPPAERFTAHQVLCHPWIIENGEAPDAPLDPAVLSRLKQFSAMNRLKKMALRVIARGLSEEELAGLKEMFKTMDTDGSGAITFEELREGLRRYGSTELRDSEVRDLMEAADVDNSGTIDYDEFIAATVHMNKLDREEHLMAAFSYFDKDGSGYITIDELEVACREHNMADVGIDDIIREVDQDNDGRIDYGEFVAMMKKGIIGNGRLTMRHTSDGSILHGAGSGLSS, via the exons atGGGCAACTCGTGCCACGGCTCCATCGTTCCCGCGGCCGGTGACGGCCGCCACCACTACCGCACCAGCTGCAGCAGCTCCGACTGGGACTCCGACTCATCCTCCCCCGTCGTCGACCGCGCGCCGCACCGCAACACCATCATGGGCCGCGGCGCCGGCCACCAGCACCAGCTCTCCTCCCCGACGGCCGTGATGGGCCACCAGACCCCGCTCCTGCGCGACCTCTACAACGTCGGCCGCAAGCTCGGGCAGGGCCACTTCGGCACCACCTACCTCTGCACCGAGATCTCAACCGGCGTGGACTTCGCCTGCAAGTCCATCGCCAAGCGCAAGCTGCTGACCCCGGAGGACGTGGAGGACGTGCGGCGCGAGATCCAGATCATGCACCACCTTGCCGGCCACGACAGCGTGGTCACCATCAAGGGCGCGTACGAGGACGCGCAGTTCGTGCACATCGTCATGGAGCTCTGCGAGGGCGGCGAGCTCTTCGACCGCATCGTCCAGCGCGGATACTTCTCCGAGCGCCGCGCCGCCGAGATCGCCCGCGtcatcgtcggcgtcgtcgaggccTGCCACTCGCTCGGGGTCATGCACCGCGACCTCAAGCCCGAGAACTTTCTCTTGAAAGACAAGGAGgagaataacaacaacaacaatggcTCCGGCAATAGTGTTAATGAACCGGCGGGCGACAAGGTCAACCTCAAGGCCATCGACTTCGGCCTCTCCGTCTTCTTCAAGCCCGGCCAGATCTTCACCGACGTCGTGGGCAGCCCCTACTACGTCGCGCCCGAGGTGCTCTGCAAGCACTACGGCCCCGAGGCCGACGTGTGGACCGCCGGCGTCATCGTCTACATCCTGCTGTCCGGCGTGCCGCCCTTCTGGGCCGAGACGCAGCAGGGCATCTTCGACGCCGTGCTCAAGGGCGCCATCGACTTCGACTCCGACCCGTGGCCCAACATCTCGGACGGCGCCAAGGACCTCATCCGGAAGATGCTCAAGTCGCCGCCGGCGGAGCGGTTCACGGCGCACCAG GTCTTGTGCCACCCATGGATCATTGAGAACGGCGAGGCCCCCGACGCGCCGCTGGACCCTGCCGTGCTCTCCAGGCTCAAGCAGTTCTCGGCCATGAACCGGTTGAAGAAGATGGCTTTACGTGTGATCGCGCGCGGGCTGTCAGAGGAGGAGTTGGCCGGGCTCAAGGAGATGTTCAAGACCATGGACACAGACGGCAGCGGTGCCATCACATTCGAGGAGCTCCGGGAGGGGCTGCGCCGTTACGGGTCCACAGAGCTCAGGGACTCGGAGGTGCGGGACCTCATGGAGGCAGCTGACGTGGACAACAGCGGCACCATCGATTACGACGAGTTCATCGCCGCCACCGTGCACATGAACAAGCTGGACCGCGAGGAGCACCTCATGGCGGCCTTCTCCTACTTCGACAAGGACGGCAGCGGGTACATCACCATCGATGAGCTGGAGGTGGCGTGTCGCGAGCACAACATGGCCGACGTCGGCATCGACGACATCATCAGGGAGGTCGACCAGGACAAC GATGGTCGGATCGACTACGGGGAGTTCGTGGCCATGATGAAGAAGGGGATCATCGGCAACGGCAGGCTTACCATGAGGCACACCTCCGACGGTAGCATCCTCCATGGAGCAGGCAGCGGCCTCAGCAGCTAG